Proteins encoded together in one Nitrosopumilus sp. window:
- a CDS encoding CFI-box-CTERM domain-containing protein, with protein sequence MKILLALLLIPLLIIPAFAETQTLPTEKGTLDVKLTYEPIELNTQTKINIDFINPQTQKIQEHIDYSISVDKDGENVFGPIPLTHTSVGSVKIPIEFNLGEGVYSMNFNIEGILFQPIPPETVSFDIAVGEAHAQPTPPNNEENGGCLIATATFGSELSPQVQQLRELRDNTVLKTNSGTVFMTGFNQLYYSFSPSVADFEREHPFFKEIMKITLTPMLSSLSLLNYAEIDSEQEMLGYGISIVLLNIGMYIGIPLFGILKLYQFRKN encoded by the coding sequence ATGAAAATTCTTCTTGCATTATTGTTAATTCCACTATTAATTATTCCAGCTTTTGCAGAGACTCAAACTTTACCAACTGAGAAAGGAACACTTGATGTTAAATTAACATATGAACCAATAGAGCTAAATACTCAAACAAAAATAAATATTGATTTTATCAATCCTCAAACACAAAAAATTCAAGAGCATATTGATTATTCCATTTCAGTTGACAAAGATGGGGAAAATGTATTTGGTCCGATTCCACTAACACATACTTCAGTAGGTTCTGTAAAAATTCCAATTGAATTTAATTTAGGTGAAGGGGTATATTCAATGAATTTTAACATTGAAGGAATATTATTCCAACCAATTCCACCTGAAACAGTATCATTTGATATTGCTGTAGGTGAAGCACATGCTCAACCAACTCCACCAAATAATGAAGAAAACGGTGGTTGTTTAATTGCAACAGCTACGTTTGGATCTGAATTATCTCCACAGGTTCAACAATTAAGAGAACTCAGAGACAACACAGTTCTCAAAACAAATTCAGGGACAGTATTTATGACAGGATTCAATCAACTGTATTATTCATTTTCACCAAGTGTAGCAGACTTTGAGAGAGAACATCCATTTTTCAAAGAAATTATGAAAATAACACTAACTCCAATGCTTTCATCATTATCTCTACTAAATTATGCAGAGATTGATTCAGAGCAAGAAATGCTTGGATATGGAATCTCTATAGTTTTACTAAATATCGGAATGTATATTGGAATTCCGTTATTTGGAATTCTAAAGTTGTACCAGTTTAGAAAGAACTAA